In a genomic window of Dyadobacter fermentans DSM 18053:
- a CDS encoding metallophosphoesterase, which translates to MNRYLLRLLAFGTILAGVSSCATYKTRFSKEGAQWQSASPDAALELKHTMYLVGDAGNDSPDDRAPVLEYLKTKLGTESKNSSILFLGDNIYESGMPPSEDSAARKVAEFRIDSQLKMLENFKGHPIFVPGNHDWRGWGVKGLKRQEKYIQKHINEARGKKDKEEYEDYFLPLNGCSGPEVVELNDNVVIIVADSQWWLTDWDRDQKINDGCEIKNREQFRFVWENVVRKYRNKNVVIAMHHPPYTYGPHGGRFTIKQHIFPLTELNPKLYIPLPVIGSLSALFRATIGSRQDVANKHYKELRTAVLAGAKKNGKFIFASGHEHALQFIENDGQEFIVSGSGSKSSPVSLGKGSLFSASKLGFSTLSFYAGGETWAKFWEVTPDGKDAKLVFQHKVKDKQQVEVPDSTVAFTEYNQHADSTTKFITSGQVKPIGKIHKAMLGEHYRPLYLQQYRFPVLDLATYRGGVVPVKQGGGNQTNSLRLRDKDGREYAMRGLTKDVSRFLPFPFNQMIAAQYLVEDNFLSTNPFAPLNMPALAEAINVYHTNPRMYYVPAQPGLGTFNGLFGGTMNLVEERADGKRWKHADFFGNPDKIVSTPELVEALLEKSKNKVDEPWAIRTRLLDFLIGDWDRHDDQWAWSSTKQPDGTTRYRPIPRDRDQAFSRYDGFLTNIARQTLPFLRQLQTYGPEIQSMKWTTWSARLFDRTFLNELPWEQWEEQVKFIQQNMTDEVIEASFKDWPAKAREMAAPRMIEGLKARRAHLMEIARTHYEFVSREVNVIGTEEKERFVIERMDDVRTRVTVYETGKEGRIKHQNYQRIFENAVTQAINIYGNGDDDEFIVKGDVRKGIKLRLIGGLGKDVFADSARVRGGGKKTLFYDDLKNNTIIAGPDTKDKRTSLYRFNVYDRRSADSNYDITLPLPVLGANPDDGFFIGGAVNVTKYGFKKEPYASVQSIGASFAAKTQGFKVNYTGDFINAFKKFDFYIDSHYRGPRYAFNYAGLGNESVRVVDDADFYRVRQSAFYIYPALKKRFGGHNGFITLGPVFEVNDIQATGGRYIVNSENGLPEDIFKTKYYSGAKFTFSFSSVDNIFSPHTGIRFNAALNWTSDLKTDRNFTGLRAQFAWYTALDQKENLILATQVGTGVNFGSGFQFFQMPNIGGKLGLRGYRTERFYGHSALWHDTDLRLRLGSSYNPALPLTYGIFAGFDYGRVWQEGESSDKWHYNYGGGIWLSPVDALTIAAGAFIPKEKSEEKPRIAVQLGFWF; encoded by the coding sequence ATGAATAGATATTTACTCCGGTTACTTGCATTCGGGACCATTCTGGCAGGCGTTTCCTCCTGCGCCACCTACAAAACCCGGTTTTCGAAGGAAGGTGCACAATGGCAATCGGCCTCGCCTGATGCGGCATTGGAACTGAAACATACGATGTACCTGGTAGGCGACGCGGGCAACGACTCGCCAGACGACCGCGCGCCGGTTTTGGAATACCTCAAAACGAAACTCGGTACCGAGTCGAAAAACAGCTCTATCCTGTTCCTGGGGGATAATATTTATGAATCGGGCATGCCGCCTTCGGAAGATTCCGCCGCGCGAAAAGTGGCTGAATTCCGCATTGACTCCCAGCTCAAAATGCTGGAAAATTTCAAAGGCCACCCCATATTCGTGCCCGGCAACCACGACTGGCGCGGCTGGGGCGTGAAAGGTTTGAAAAGGCAGGAAAAGTACATTCAAAAGCACATTAATGAGGCACGCGGGAAGAAGGATAAGGAAGAATACGAAGACTATTTCCTGCCATTGAACGGCTGTTCCGGCCCGGAAGTGGTGGAACTGAATGATAATGTCGTGATCATCGTCGCCGACTCGCAATGGTGGCTCACCGACTGGGACCGGGACCAGAAGATCAACGACGGCTGCGAGATCAAGAACCGGGAGCAGTTCCGATTCGTATGGGAGAATGTAGTACGGAAGTACCGGAACAAAAACGTGGTGATTGCCATGCACCATCCGCCCTACACTTATGGGCCTCACGGTGGTCGTTTTACCATAAAACAACACATTTTCCCGCTCACCGAACTGAACCCGAAGCTCTACATCCCGCTTCCGGTGATCGGAAGCCTGAGCGCATTGTTCCGCGCCACGATCGGCTCGCGACAGGATGTGGCCAACAAACATTATAAGGAACTGCGCACGGCGGTGCTTGCGGGTGCGAAAAAGAATGGCAAGTTCATCTTCGCCAGCGGCCACGAACATGCATTGCAGTTTATCGAAAACGATGGACAGGAGTTCATCGTAAGTGGGAGCGGATCTAAAAGCAGTCCGGTAAGCCTGGGAAAGGGCTCGCTGTTTTCTGCCTCAAAACTCGGATTTTCGACGCTGAGCTTCTATGCCGGAGGCGAAACCTGGGCGAAATTCTGGGAAGTGACGCCCGATGGCAAGGACGCGAAGCTCGTTTTTCAGCACAAAGTGAAGGACAAGCAGCAGGTTGAGGTGCCCGATTCCACCGTCGCATTCACCGAATACAACCAGCACGCCGATTCGACAACGAAATTTATCACGAGCGGGCAGGTCAAACCCATTGGAAAAATACATAAGGCCATGCTCGGCGAGCATTACCGGCCGCTTTACCTGCAACAATACCGCTTCCCGGTGCTCGATTTGGCCACTTATCGAGGCGGGGTAGTGCCTGTAAAACAGGGTGGGGGAAACCAGACGAACTCACTGCGGCTCCGCGACAAAGACGGCAGGGAGTATGCCATGCGCGGGCTTACCAAGGACGTGAGCCGGTTTTTGCCGTTCCCGTTCAACCAGATGATCGCCGCGCAGTATCTGGTGGAGGACAACTTTTTGTCGACTAACCCCTTTGCCCCCTTGAATATGCCTGCGCTGGCGGAGGCGATCAATGTATATCATACCAATCCCCGCATGTACTACGTGCCTGCGCAGCCCGGGCTGGGGACTTTCAATGGTCTTTTTGGCGGCACGATGAACCTCGTCGAAGAACGCGCCGATGGCAAGAGATGGAAGCATGCCGATTTCTTCGGAAACCCCGATAAGATCGTAAGCACGCCCGAACTGGTGGAAGCATTGCTTGAAAAAAGTAAAAACAAGGTCGACGAACCGTGGGCGATCCGCACGCGCCTGCTCGATTTTCTCATCGGCGACTGGGACCGCCACGACGACCAATGGGCCTGGTCATCGACCAAACAACCGGATGGCACGACGCGCTACCGCCCGATCCCGCGTGACCGCGACCAGGCATTTTCGCGCTACGACGGCTTTTTGACCAATATCGCCAGGCAAACACTGCCATTCCTGCGGCAGCTGCAAACCTACGGCCCCGAAATTCAGAGCATGAAATGGACCACATGGAGCGCGCGCCTGTTCGACCGCACATTCCTGAACGAACTTCCCTGGGAGCAATGGGAAGAGCAAGTGAAATTCATCCAGCAAAATATGACCGACGAGGTGATAGAGGCCTCATTCAAAGACTGGCCGGCGAAAGCGCGTGAAATGGCCGCGCCCAGAATGATCGAAGGCTTGAAGGCGCGCCGGGCGCATTTGATGGAAATAGCGCGGACGCATTACGAATTCGTGAGCAGGGAGGTGAATGTGATCGGCACCGAGGAAAAGGAACGCTTCGTGATCGAACGAATGGACGATGTCCGTACGCGTGTGACGGTGTACGAAACAGGGAAGGAAGGCCGCATTAAGCACCAGAATTACCAGCGCATATTCGAAAATGCCGTGACCCAGGCTATCAATATTTATGGAAATGGCGACGACGACGAATTTATCGTAAAAGGCGATGTTCGCAAGGGCATTAAACTGCGGCTGATCGGCGGGCTGGGCAAGGACGTTTTTGCGGACAGTGCACGCGTGCGCGGAGGAGGGAAGAAAACGCTCTTTTACGACGATCTGAAAAATAATACCATTATCGCCGGGCCGGACACAAAAGACAAGCGCACAAGCCTGTACCGTTTCAATGTATACGACCGCCGGAGCGCGGATAGCAACTATGACATCACCCTGCCGCTGCCCGTACTGGGAGCCAACCCCGACGACGGCTTTTTCATCGGCGGTGCCGTGAATGTGACTAAATATGGTTTCAAAAAAGAGCCTTATGCTTCGGTACAGTCCATCGGCGCGAGCTTTGCCGCCAAAACGCAGGGCTTCAAGGTCAACTACACGGGTGATTTTATCAATGCATTCAAAAAATTTGATTTTTATATCGACAGCCATTACCGCGGCCCGCGCTATGCATTCAACTACGCCGGCCTGGGCAATGAAAGCGTGCGGGTAGTGGACGACGCCGACTTTTACCGCGTGCGCCAGAGTGCGTTCTACATTTATCCTGCATTGAAAAAGCGCTTTGGAGGGCATAATGGCTTCATTACACTGGGGCCGGTGTTCGAGGTAAACGACATTCAGGCAACAGGGGGGAGATATATCGTGAACAGTGAAAACGGCTTGCCTGAGGATATTTTCAAAACAAAATATTACAGCGGTGCCAAATTTACCTTCAGTTTCAGCAGCGTTGACAACATTTTCTCGCCTCATACCGGCATTCGTTTCAATGCGGCACTGAATTGGACGAGCGACCTCAAAACAGACCGGAATTTCACGGGGCTTCGCGCTCAGTTTGCCTGGTATACCGCCCTGGACCAGAAGGAAAACCTCATTCTGGCCACGCAGGTGGGAACGGGCGTCAATTTCGGCAGCGGGTTCCAGTTTTTTCAAATGCCCAACATCGGCGGGAAACTCGGTCTGAGAGGTTACCGGACCGAGCGCTTTTACGGACATAGCGCACTGTGGCACGATACCGACCTGCGCCTCCGCCTTGGCAGCAGCTATAACCCCGCATTGCCGCTCACGTACGGTATTTTCGCCGGTTTCGATTACGGCCGCGTGTGGCAGGAAGGCGAATCGTCGGACAAATGGCATTACAATTACGGCGGCGGCATCTGGCTTTCGCCTGTGGACGCGCTCACCATTGCCGCAGGCGCATTTATTCCCAAAGAAAAAAGCGAAGAAAAACCGCGGATTGCCGTGCAGCTCGGGTTCTGGTTTTGA
- a CDS encoding Pycsar system effector family protein, which translates to MNYNHRLDKVKHHVHHFFGTKALSQLSYHNLVHTEAVVANAVKIANHYRLEDRETFIVVTAAWFHDTGYSTGEAVGHEQRGAAMAAEFLRSEEVDDGTIAEVEGCILATVWPQSPANLLQQIVCDADLYHFGTPGFGDWNKLVRKEAEQRLGRKIDKMEWRKSTIKLLEGHEFQTDYCRELLDKQKRKNLEKLKQKLLEDTLEAAAESERQPLEISDKPVTVTAPNAPKQKEEQPFIPEIAEGKKKKDDRPDKGIETMFRISSNNHQRLSDMADNKAHIMITTTSIIISVLLSVLVRKLEDNAYLIIPTMMLLTVCMVTMVFSILSTRPTIPRGTFTQEDIDAKRVNLLFFGNFYRMSFDDYSSGMQTMMNDREFLYGSLTKDVYSQGVVLGRKYRLLRVAYNVFMFGIVISVVAFVIASTFFEH; encoded by the coding sequence ATGAACTATAACCACCGGCTCGACAAGGTTAAGCATCACGTCCACCATTTTTTTGGCACGAAAGCGCTGTCGCAGCTCAGCTATCACAACCTCGTTCATACGGAGGCCGTGGTAGCTAATGCGGTGAAGATCGCCAACCATTACCGCTTGGAGGACAGGGAAACCTTCATCGTCGTCACGGCCGCCTGGTTTCACGACACGGGGTACAGCACCGGAGAGGCCGTAGGGCACGAGCAGCGCGGCGCTGCAATGGCGGCGGAATTCCTGCGGTCGGAAGAGGTGGATGACGGAACGATCGCCGAAGTGGAGGGCTGCATCCTGGCGACGGTATGGCCGCAAAGTCCGGCCAATTTGCTGCAACAAATCGTTTGCGACGCCGACCTCTACCATTTCGGCACGCCCGGGTTCGGCGATTGGAACAAGCTCGTGCGCAAAGAGGCCGAGCAACGCCTGGGCCGGAAGATCGACAAGATGGAATGGCGCAAAAGCACCATTAAGCTGCTCGAAGGCCACGAATTCCAGACAGACTACTGCCGCGAGCTTTTGGATAAACAAAAGAGAAAAAACCTCGAAAAATTAAAGCAGAAACTGCTCGAAGACACGCTCGAAGCCGCAGCCGAAAGCGAGCGGCAGCCACTGGAAATCAGCGATAAGCCGGTAACTGTCACTGCACCCAATGCACCTAAGCAAAAGGAAGAGCAGCCATTCATCCCGGAAATAGCCGAAGGTAAAAAGAAAAAGGACGACCGGCCGGACAAGGGCATTGAAACCATGTTCCGGATCAGCTCCAATAACCACCAGCGCCTGAGCGATATGGCTGATAATAAGGCACATATTATGATCACAACGACGTCAATCATCATTTCGGTGCTCTTGAGCGTGCTCGTGCGGAAGCTGGAAGACAATGCCTACCTGATTATCCCGACCATGATGCTACTCACGGTGTGCATGGTCACGATGGTGTTTTCGATCCTTTCCACCCGCCCGACCATTCCCCGCGGCACATTCACCCAGGAGGATATCGACGCGAAGCGTGTGAACCTGCTGTTTTTCGGGAATTTCTACCGGATGTCGTTCGATGACTATTCGAGCGGCATGCAGACGATGATGAACGACCGCGAGTTTTTGTATGGCAGCCTTACCAAAGATGTTTATTCCCAGGGTGTTGTGCTGGGCCGGAAGTACCGCTTGCTGCGTGTGGCCTACAATGTATTCATGTTTGGGATCGTCATTTCCGTTGTTGCTTTTGTGATAGCCTCCACGTTCTTCGAACACTGA
- a CDS encoding SdiA-regulated domain-containing protein, with the protein MKKRYGHMLVVVALLAAGCNSTQKEAEQFREYDLSKPEKFNLPESLFEVSGIAFDKGRSDTIYAIQDEEGKLFRLAWDVPKQRHSKFGKKGDYEDVSIINDRAYILKSNGTIYTFPMAEAVFQEPEGVVEVKGMLPKGEYEGMYGDEGTGELFIICKNCAGDDSKNSVSGYILKTGPDSAIAQSRTFSINVDEIKAITGKVSRGFRPSGIARNPVTTEWYIISAVNQLLVVADRQWKVRDAHHLNGNMFIQPEGIAFDNAGNLYISNEGDDLFSGNVLKFRKTGR; encoded by the coding sequence ATGAAAAAACGATACGGACACATGCTGGTGGTGGTTGCACTGCTGGCGGCCGGCTGCAACTCAACGCAAAAAGAAGCGGAGCAATTCCGCGAGTACGACCTCAGCAAACCCGAAAAATTCAACCTGCCCGAAAGCCTTTTCGAGGTATCGGGCATTGCATTCGACAAAGGCCGGAGCGATACGATCTATGCGATCCAGGACGAAGAAGGCAAGCTGTTCCGCCTGGCCTGGGACGTGCCTAAGCAACGGCATTCCAAATTCGGTAAAAAAGGCGACTACGAGGATGTTTCGATCATCAACGACCGCGCCTATATCCTCAAAAGCAACGGCACCATTTACACATTCCCAATGGCCGAGGCCGTGTTTCAGGAGCCGGAGGGCGTGGTGGAAGTGAAAGGAATGTTGCCCAAAGGCGAGTACGAAGGCATGTATGGCGACGAAGGGACGGGCGAGCTATTCATTATTTGTAAAAATTGCGCCGGCGACGATTCCAAGAACAGTGTTTCGGGCTATATCCTCAAAACCGGGCCGGATTCGGCGATTGCACAGTCGAGGACATTTTCGATCAATGTAGACGAAATCAAGGCGATCACCGGTAAGGTGTCGCGGGGATTCAGGCCGTCGGGCATTGCACGCAACCCGGTGACGACGGAGTGGTACATCATTTCGGCGGTGAACCAGCTGCTCGTGGTGGCCGACCGGCAATGGAAGGTCCGCGACGCACACCACCTGAACGGCAACATGTTTATCCAGCCGGAGGGCATTGCGTTCGACAATGCGGGTAATCTTTATATTTCCAACGAAGGCGACGATCTGTTCAGCGGAAATGTGCTCAAATTCAGAAAAACAGGCCGCTAG
- a CDS encoding GAF domain-containing protein yields MEPITIDVTQNTPYGLQKLDSSISFRGFISFLESKIDQEETVKKTFFSLVLDKLRSKPGFSQDIPLSEVTNYKEELSLIYGMLMPPIANEKEVFWALSAPVSPVVFYGTSGFYSLLFEKSGDLRCDLIEDRGVNYKQKMQMLYSFILEKLYHFPPLHHPDMIITLKDEESGLQKYYRVHIDNRFCEVYAKGSLPELDLDILRSDLHENFDVNAFSSLLPHSLFHFEGFSVITLNDVTAEHAVENIKNTILDRASYDPKTYFNYVAGALKMLVENPRVDFGLMAVLRVNNKLVFDRSSILFSKLMSAATENDMAEQTYLDMATQYFESPKTLLLRNLGAEDVKKQDFIRILQNDGVESYALLPVYHDNKVVGVLEVYSKEQKSIDERLLAKLDIALPWIAQMMTNYIDEFNSQIDTVIRDKFTSLQPAVQWRFRETAWHYIRDKALNPQNAEIESIQFRNVYPLYGAIDIRNSTIERNAALREDLRLQFNVLIETFTVLKQKLGFGLADEMIFKCRKWITEISDESTDNDEMKIRDFLENEAHPFLQHFKEESLKLFGSGAMDPGELVLRNRIDQYFDMIDEDHGAAFANRRELEASMQAINSSVNLYLDLFRTEIQESYPCYFEKFRTDGIEYDIYIGQSIEPQKRFNELYLKNIRLWQLTTMAAIARITHSLIPQLEKPLETTQLIFINSGSIDISFRDDERRFDVEGAYNIRYQVIKKRIDKVHVKGTGERLTQPGKIALVYFNNKSAEEYVGYVRYLQEKNTLLDDLEFFDLEDLQGVTGLKALRVGVNLQSDWN; encoded by the coding sequence ATGGAACCGATCACGATTGATGTAACTCAAAACACACCATACGGTCTCCAGAAACTTGACTCATCCATCTCTTTCCGGGGCTTCATCAGCTTCCTGGAAAGCAAAATCGATCAGGAAGAAACGGTCAAAAAGACATTTTTCTCGCTGGTTCTTGACAAGCTGAGGTCCAAACCGGGTTTCAGCCAGGATATTCCGCTCTCGGAAGTCACCAACTACAAGGAAGAACTGAGTTTGATCTATGGCATGCTTATGCCACCTATCGCCAACGAAAAGGAAGTTTTCTGGGCGTTGAGTGCCCCCGTAAGCCCGGTTGTTTTCTACGGCACTTCGGGTTTTTATAGCCTGCTTTTTGAAAAAAGCGGCGACCTTCGCTGCGACCTTATCGAGGACCGCGGCGTGAATTACAAGCAGAAAATGCAGATGCTCTATTCCTTCATCCTGGAAAAGCTCTACCATTTTCCCCCGCTGCACCATCCCGATATGATCATCACGTTGAAGGACGAGGAATCGGGCCTTCAAAAGTATTACCGGGTGCACATCGATAACCGCTTTTGCGAGGTGTATGCCAAAGGCAGCCTGCCCGAGCTTGACCTTGATATCCTGCGCTCGGATTTGCATGAGAATTTCGATGTCAATGCGTTTTCCAGCCTGCTGCCGCACAGCCTGTTTCATTTCGAAGGCTTTTCAGTGATCACACTGAACGACGTTACCGCCGAGCATGCTGTTGAAAACATTAAAAACACCATCCTCGACCGCGCTTCTTACGACCCCAAAACGTATTTCAACTACGTGGCCGGCGCATTGAAAATGCTCGTGGAAAACCCGCGCGTCGACTTCGGGCTCATGGCCGTGCTGCGCGTCAACAACAAACTCGTTTTCGACCGCAGCTCCATCCTTTTCAGCAAGCTCATGAGCGCCGCCACCGAAAACGATATGGCGGAGCAAACGTACCTCGATATGGCGACCCAGTATTTCGAATCGCCGAAAACACTGCTGCTGCGCAACCTGGGTGCGGAAGATGTGAAAAAGCAGGATTTTATCCGCATTCTGCAAAACGACGGCGTGGAATCCTACGCATTGCTGCCCGTTTATCATGATAACAAGGTCGTGGGTGTGCTGGAAGTGTATTCCAAAGAGCAGAAGTCGATCGACGAGCGCTTGCTGGCGAAGCTGGATATCGCGTTGCCGTGGATCGCGCAGATGATGACCAACTATATCGATGAATTCAATTCGCAGATCGACACGGTGATCCGTGACAAGTTTACGTCGTTGCAGCCCGCCGTGCAATGGCGTTTCCGCGAAACTGCCTGGCATTATATCCGCGACAAAGCGCTCAACCCGCAGAATGCCGAAATCGAAAGCATTCAGTTCCGGAACGTGTACCCGCTCTACGGCGCAATCGACATCCGCAACTCCACGATCGAAAGAAATGCAGCATTGCGCGAAGACCTGCGCCTTCAATTCAATGTATTGATAGAAACCTTTACCGTACTGAAACAAAAACTCGGTTTCGGGCTGGCCGACGAGATGATTTTCAAATGCCGGAAATGGATCACGGAAATATCCGACGAAAGCACCGACAACGACGAGATGAAGATCCGCGACTTCCTCGAAAACGAAGCGCACCCATTCTTGCAGCATTTCAAGGAAGAGAGCCTGAAACTGTTCGGTTCGGGAGCGATGGACCCCGGCGAGCTGGTACTGCGCAACCGCATTGATCAATATTTCGACATGATCGACGAGGACCACGGTGCCGCATTCGCCAATCGTCGTGAGCTGGAAGCGTCTATGCAGGCCATCAATTCGTCGGTGAACCTCTACCTCGACCTTTTCCGCACCGAAATACAGGAATCATACCCTTGCTACTTCGAAAAATTCAGGACGGACGGGATTGAGTACGACATTTACATTGGTCAGTCCATTGAACCGCAAAAGCGGTTTAATGAACTTTACCTGAAAAACATCCGTCTGTGGCAGCTGACGACCATGGCCGCCATTGCCCGGATCACGCATTCGCTGATACCCCAACTGGAAAAACCGCTGGAAACGACGCAGCTGATATTCATCAATTCGGGCAGTATCGACATCAGTTTCCGCGACGACGAACGGCGGTTCGATGTTGAAGGCGCCTACAACATCCGCTACCAGGTAATCAAGAAGCGGATCGACAAAGTGCATGTGAAAGGCACCGGCGAAAGGCTTACGCAGCCGGGCAAGATTGCGCTGGTGTATTTCAACAATAAATCCGCCGAAGAATATGTGGGCTATGTCCGGTATTTACAGGAAAAAAATACTTTATTGGATGACCTGGAATTCTTCGATCTTGAAGACTTGCAGGGAGTTACCGGGCTGAAAGCGTTACGCGTAGGCGTGAACCTGCAATCGGACTGGAACTAG
- the ppk1 gene encoding polyphosphate kinase 1: MEAFRYFNRDISWLSFNERVLMEAGNEAVPLMERIRFLSIYSSNLDEFYRVRMPYLQKNALQNAANNAYLEAGAIINRQQEEFGRILGKSIIPALARQGFHFLYKEPISEQIAAFARRYFYTQIAGFLQPVYLNDKTSFFPENNQIYMVVVLQLPGDKEKIALVNIPVPQLDRFVKIRQSDGEYIIFLEDLIRCNLNVLFTDALDIKAFNIKVTRDAELDLLDEDGDDTAEQVEKQLSKRDFGLATRFLYEPGLSLRHLQYIVNVFDLKKASLVEGGRYHNLKDLSSLPVASPAISYPAWPAAQHLEGFEESETLFEALTRRDLMVHAPYQTYDTILRFFNEAAIDRSVQEIYTTMYRVAHDSKIAHALISAAKNGKKVTVLVELKARFDEANNIRWAKKMKSAGVKIIHSVNALKVHAKLALVKRRHETHPYLGLLATGNLNEGTARFYTDHILLTAHPTMLKETEQLFGFLSKKKKPEKIDVMHFELLLVAQFNLQNRFLALIDREITNARNGLPAGITIKLNNLEEEVLINKLYEASNAGITIKLIVRSICRLVPGVPGQSENIRIKRIVDRYLEHGRVFIFHNNGQPEVFMGSADWMNRNIYRRIEVSFPIYHEDLKKQLTDMLALQWADTVQAVWIDENLQNVAVTTLPGGVRSQEAIYHYLTGPVRNFKNTLP, from the coding sequence ATGGAAGCGTTCCGCTATTTTAACCGGGATATCAGCTGGCTTTCCTTCAATGAGAGGGTCTTGATGGAAGCGGGCAATGAGGCCGTCCCGCTCATGGAACGGATCAGGTTTCTGTCGATCTATTCGTCCAACCTCGATGAATTTTACCGCGTGCGGATGCCTTACCTGCAAAAAAATGCCTTGCAGAACGCCGCAAACAATGCCTATCTGGAAGCTGGTGCAATCATAAATAGGCAGCAGGAGGAATTCGGCCGCATTCTCGGGAAGTCAATCATACCGGCTTTGGCAAGGCAGGGGTTTCATTTTTTGTACAAAGAACCCATTTCCGAACAGATTGCCGCTTTCGCACGCCGCTATTTCTATACGCAGATAGCGGGCTTCTTGCAGCCTGTATACCTGAACGACAAAACCTCCTTTTTCCCGGAAAACAACCAGATTTACATGGTGGTGGTGCTGCAATTGCCGGGCGATAAGGAAAAGATCGCGCTCGTCAATATCCCCGTGCCGCAGCTCGACCGCTTTGTGAAAATCAGGCAGTCGGATGGCGAATACATCATTTTCCTGGAAGACCTGATCCGCTGTAACCTGAATGTGCTGTTTACCGACGCGCTGGATATCAAAGCATTCAATATCAAGGTAACGCGCGACGCTGAGCTCGACCTGCTCGACGAAGACGGTGACGATACGGCCGAGCAGGTCGAGAAGCAGCTTAGCAAACGTGATTTCGGCCTCGCTACCCGGTTTCTGTATGAGCCGGGCCTTTCGTTGCGGCATTTGCAATACATTGTGAATGTGTTTGACCTCAAAAAGGCTTCGCTCGTAGAAGGCGGGCGGTATCATAACCTCAAAGACCTGTCGTCGCTCCCCGTAGCCTCTCCGGCCATTTCCTACCCGGCCTGGCCCGCCGCGCAGCATCTGGAAGGTTTTGAAGAATCGGAAACATTGTTCGAAGCATTGACCCGCCGTGATCTGATGGTGCACGCACCTTACCAGACTTACGACACGATTCTCCGCTTTTTCAACGAAGCGGCCATTGATCGTTCGGTGCAGGAGATCTACACCACCATGTACCGTGTCGCCCACGATTCCAAAATTGCCCACGCGCTCATCAGCGCCGCGAAAAACGGCAAGAAAGTAACCGTGCTCGTGGAACTGAAAGCGCGTTTCGACGAGGCGAACAACATCCGCTGGGCCAAAAAAATGAAATCGGCAGGGGTGAAGATCATCCACAGCGTAAATGCGCTGAAAGTGCATGCGAAACTCGCATTGGTGAAACGCAGGCACGAAACGCATCCCTACCTCGGGCTGCTGGCGACAGGTAACCTCAACGAAGGCACCGCGCGCTTCTACACCGACCACATCCTGCTCACGGCGCATCCGACCATGCTCAAAGAAACGGAGCAGCTTTTCGGTTTTTTGAGTAAAAAGAAAAAGCCGGAGAAAATCGACGTCATGCATTTCGAGCTTTTGCTCGTGGCGCAATTTAACCTGCAAAACCGGTTCTTAGCGCTCATCGACCGCGAGATAACGAATGCCCGAAACGGCCTTCCCGCGGGTATTACCATTAAATTGAACAACCTTGAAGAGGAAGTTCTGATCAATAAACTCTACGAAGCCTCGAATGCCGGCATCACCATTAAGCTGATCGTACGCAGCATTTGCAGGCTTGTGCCGGGTGTGCCCGGGCAGAGCGAAAACATCCGCATCAAGCGGATCGTGGACCGCTACCTCGAACACGGCCGCGTTTTTATTTTTCATAATAATGGTCAGCCCGAGGTATTCATGGGCTCCGCCGACTGGATGAACCGCAACATTTACCGGCGCATCGAGGTCTCTTTCCCGATCTATCACGAAGATCTGAAAAAGCAGCTCACCGATATGCTCGCCCTGCAATGGGCCGACACCGTGCAGGCGGTATGGATCGACGAAAACCTGCAAAATGTAGCCGTCACCACCCTTCCTGGCGGGGTGCGCTCGCAGGAAGCCATTTACCATTACCTGACGGGCCCGGTTAGGAATTTTAAAAACACATTGCCATGA